The window AGGCCGAGGGACTCGCCGTAGGTCGGCAGGATCAGCTCGATGGCGGCGGTGTTGAACCCGATGCCGTGATTGAGGGACTGGACATTGTGTTTTTCGTAGATCCCGCGGATGGCCATCATCGCCATTAACACATGCACCGGCTTGATGTGGCGCGGGTCGCGAGTGAACAACGGTTCGATGTAGAACGGCTTGTCGGCCACCACCACGAAATCGACCCAGGACGCCGGGATATCAACCCGTGGCAGGTCGCTGACATCGTCCACCAATTGGTTGACCTGGACGATGACGATGCCATCGCTGAAGGCCGCCGGCTCGATCAGCGCGGGGGTATCTTCGGTGCTGGGGCCGGTGTAGATATTGCCGGCACGGTCGGCCATGAACCCGGCCGAGAGCACTACATTGGGAATCAGGTCCACCACCAACCGGGCATAGAGCTCGATGTAGGTGTGGATCGCGCCGACTTCCAGCAGCCCGTCTTCGAGCAACTGGCTGATGCGCAGGCTCTGGGTGCCGGCGAAGGAAAAATCCAGCTTGCGGGCAATGCCGCGTTCGAACAGGTCCAGGTGTTCGGAGCGACCGACGCTGGGCATGATCATGTGCAGGTCGTGCAGCTTCGCCGGGTCGACTTTGGCCAGAGAGCGTGACAGGAAATCCGCCTGCTTCTGGTTATTGCCTTCCAGCACCACGCGATCGCCCGGAAGGATCAACGCCTCCAGCGCCGCGACGATCTTGTCGGTGGGCAACACCACACCGTCGGCAAGCCCCTTCACCAGCTCGAGACGCCGCTGCTTTTCGCAACGCCGCCGCGTCCAGCGCGAGTCGGGGGATATTGTTGTTGTCATGACCACTCCACGGGTTCGCTGTCGTGGGGGTCACATTAGGAGTGTTGTGGCGCGGGCATCAATCAAGCTAAGTGGCGAACTATTACGGTTAGGGTAATGGTCTGCGCATAGGGTCCATTCGGGCGGTATTCACATACTCAAACAGCCCCCAACAAAAAGCCCCGCTTCCTTTCAGAAGCGGGGCTTTTTGCGTATCAGGCCAGTTGAGGCTGTGCGCTCATGGGCTGAAGCGGCAGTAACGGAGCGTGGGGATCGGCCTTGACCGATGCACGCCACGCCGACAGCCATTCGGTATGCCCCTCGCTCCAGACCTGCTCATGCAGGCGGGACAGGGCCACCGGGTCGC is drawn from Pseudomonas rhizophila and contains these coding sequences:
- the mdcA gene encoding malonate decarboxylase subunit alpha, yielding MTTTISPDSRWTRRRCEKQRRLELVKGLADGVVLPTDKIVAALEALILPGDRVVLEGNNQKQADFLSRSLAKVDPAKLHDLHMIMPSVGRSEHLDLFERGIARKLDFSFAGTQSLRISQLLEDGLLEVGAIHTYIELYARLVVDLIPNVVLSAGFMADRAGNIYTGPSTEDTPALIEPAAFSDGIVIVQVNQLVDDVSDLPRVDIPASWVDFVVVADKPFYIEPLFTRDPRHIKPVHVLMAMMAIRGIYEKHNVQSLNHGIGFNTAAIELILPTYGESLGLKGKICRNWTLNPHPTLIPAIESGWVESVHCFGTELGMENYIAARPDVFFTGHDGSLRSNRMVCQLAGQYAVDLFIGATLQVDGDGHSSTVTRGRLAGFGGAPNMGHDPRGRRHGTPAWLDMRHGDGEAPLLERGKKLVVQMVETFQEGGKPTFVETLDAVEVAKKAGMPLAPIMIYGDDVTHLLTEEGIAYLYKARSLEERQAMIAAVAGVTAIGLRHNPKDTARMRREGLIALPEDLGIRRTDATRELLAAKSVADLVEWSGGLYNPPAKFRSW